One stretch of Malus domestica chromosome 14, GDT2T_hap1 DNA includes these proteins:
- the LOC103453267 gene encoding calcium-binding protein CBP-like, which produces MSSYSHSPPGYGYGYGHSYGSASPPGQPYGAPPQGQHQYDHKARAYGAPAKPHKNQAHGGGYPAPAPSYGSLFAALVPSVFPPGTDPEIIECFQLADQDGSGFIDDKEMQRALSSYNQSFSLRTVHLLMYLFTQTNTRKIGPKEFAALFYSLQSWRGVFERFDRDRSGFIDTKELRDALLGLGFAVSPVVLELLVYKFGKTGGKKRAIEYDNFIECCMTVKGLTEKFKEKDKAYTGMGTFTYEEFMLTVLPFLIA; this is translated from the exons ATGTCAAGCTACTCACACTCTCCTCCCGGCTATGGCTATGGCTACGGCCACAGCTACGGCAGCGCTTCACCTCCAGGTCAACCCTACGGTGCACCGCCGCAAGGGCAGCACCAATACGACCATAAAGCCCGAGCCTACGGTGCTCCAGCTAAGCCTCACAAGAATCAAGCCCACGGAGGCGGATACCCCGCGCCTGCTCCAAGTTACGGCAGCCTGTTCGCGGCTTTGGTTCCGTCGGTGTTCCCGCCGGGCACGGATCCGGAAATCATAGAATGCTTTCAGCTGGCAGATCAGGACGGCAGCGGCTTCATCGACGACAAGGAGATGCAGAGAGCTCTGTCGTCGTACAATCAGAGCTTCAGCTTGAGGACTGTTCATCTTCTCATGTACCTTTTCACCCAGACCAACACCAGGAAGATCG GACCCAAGGAATTCGCTGCACTGTTCTACAGTCTTCAAAGTTGGAGG GGAGTGTTTGAGAGGTTCGACCGGGACAGAAGTGGGTTCATTGATACAAAAGAGTTGAGAGATGCACTGCTGGGTCTGGGATTTGCTGTCTCACCTGTAGTTTTAGAACTGCTGGTCTATAAATTCGGCAAGACTGGAGGCAAAAAGAGGGCCATTGAATATGACAATTTCATCGA GTGCTGTATGACTGTTAAG GGATTAACTGAGAAGTTTAAGGAGAAGGACAAAGCGTACACTGGTATGGGAACTTTCACTTATGAGGAGTTCATGTTGACTGTCCTGCCATTCCTCATTGCGTAG
- the LOC139191129 gene encoding calcium-binding protein CBP-like: MQRALSSYNQSFSLRTVHLLMYLFTQTNTRKIGNNLQASLLHEFAALFYSLQSWAGVFERFDRDRSGFIDANELRDALLSLGFAVSPVVLELLVSKFDKTGGKKRAIEYDNFIECCLTVKGLTEKFKEKDKAYNGMGTFSYEEFMLTVLPFLIA, encoded by the exons ATGCAGAGAGCTCTGTCGTCGTACAATCAGAGCTTCAGCTTGAGGACTGTTCATCTTCTCATGTACCTTTTCACCCAGACCAACACGAGGAAGATTGGTAACAATTTACAAGCCTCATTACTCCAT GAATTCGCTGCACTGTTCTACAGTCTTCAAAGTTGGGCG GGAGTGTTTGAGAGGTTCGACCGGGACAGAAGTGGGTTCATTGATGCAAATGAGTTGAGAGATGCACTGCTAAGTCTGGGATTTGCTGTCTCACCTGTAGTTTTAGAACTGCTGGTCTCTAAATTCGACAAGACTGGAGGCAAAAAGAGGGCCATTGAATATGACAATTTCATCGA GTGCTGTCTGACTGTTAAG GGATTAACCGAGAAGTTTAAGGAGAAGGACAAAGCGTACAATGGTATGGGAACTTTCAGTTACGAGGAGTTCATGTTGACTGTCCTGCCATTCCTCATTGCGTAG
- the LOC114821117 gene encoding probable calcium-binding protein CML49, with protein sequence MNSDGKPQSLYLRPYKGTYLGSFCSASSDNQKYNGYNTSANNKTDIVYSSTGLPTPSSRLRLRKHSARSTLRRSPPPPQGQHQHQTAQPYGAPSAPYGAPPSAPYGAPYAPEKPYKPDKPYNPDKPHKNQGGGGGYPAPGPGYGSPFAALVPSVFPPGTDPNVIACF encoded by the exons atgaattctgatgggaagcctcaaagcctatatctaaggccctacaaaggcacctatttgggttcattctgctCTGCGAGCTCggataatcagaagtataatggcTATAACACTTCTGCAAACAATAAAACAGACATCGTATATTCGAGTACTGG GCTACCCACACCTTCCTCCCGGCTCCGGCTACGGAAGCACTCTGCCAGGTCAACCCTACGgcgctcccccccccccccccaagggCAGCACCAGCACCAGACAGCTCAACCCTACGGTGCTCCGTCTGCACCGTACGGCGCCCCACCCTCCGCACCATACGGCGCACCCTATGCTCCAGAGAAGCCGTACAAGCCAGACAAGCCGTACAATCCAGACAAGCCTCACAAGAATCAAGGCGGCGGCGGAGGATATCCGGCGCCTGGTCCGGGTTACGGCAGCCCGTTCGCGGCTTTGGTTCCGTCGGTGTTCCCGCCTGGCACGGACCCGAACGTCATAGCTTGCTTTTAG
- the LOC139191130 gene encoding uncharacterized protein yields MCVWSESGQLLGIPGSSKRCRSGQEQIAGNNGVAFTHQQNKSIGSLLAQNNKGRKEQAVYYLSRILIEVETRYSPIERLCLALYFTASKLRHYMLPCHVHIIAKIDVIKYMLSKPMLTGRIGKWILALSEFRFQYIPQRAVKGQAIADFLAEHQESQDEIINILGTLEVTSVWIPPSKDYQGNTNNWAEYEALIIGLEILMDLGAVKVEVFGDSELVINQLNGEFKCRHITMAGYYLAATQLLSYWDSEISVSHVPRGSNLVANEMAQLASGMPIQERKYGVDVEIQRRNLPSIL; encoded by the exons atgTGTGTTTGGAGTGAGAGcgggcaacttcttgggattcctggttcatcaaagaggtgtagaagtggacaagaacaaatcgcgggcaataatggagtcgCTTTCACCCATCAACAAA ATAAATCAATCGGGAGTTTGCTAGCTCAAAATAATAAAGGCAGGAAAGAGCAGGCagtgtactacctcagtagaattctgatcgaggtagaaacaagatattccCCAATAGAGAGATTGTGCTTAGCTCTGTATTTTACTGCCAGTAAGctgaggcattacatgttaccttgtcacgtgcacatcatcgccaagatagatgtgataaagtacatgttgtcaaagccaatgctaacaggaaggattgggaagtggattctagcattatcagaattCAGATTTCAATATATACCCCAAAGGGCAGTTAAAGGCCAAGCAATTGCTGACTTCTTGGCGGAGCATCAAGAGTCTCAagatgagataatcaatatcctAGGAACCCTGGAAGTTACTAGTGTTTGGATCCCACCAAGCAAAG ATTACCAAGGGAACACCAATAATTGGGCAGAATATGAGGCCTTAATAATTGGtttggaaatcttgatggatctgGGGGCAGTGAAGGTAgaggtgtttggtgattcagaattggtaataaaccagctaaatggggagttcaagtgcagacatatcaccaTGGCCGGATATTACTTGGCAGCCACACAGTTGCTGAGTTATTGGGATTCTGAGATATCGGTTAGTCATGTTCCCAGAGGATCCAACCTAGTGGCCAACGAGATGGCGCAATTAGCCTCAGGCATGCCAATACAGGAAAGGAAATATGGGGTAGATGTCgagattcaaagaagaaaccttCCTTCTATCTTGTAA